From the genome of Streptomyces ficellus:
GGTACTCCGGCCTGGAGGACCTGGTGATCGGCTCACCGGACGGCGACCGGCGGGACGACGCCGTGTCGTCGGTGATCGGGCCGTTCGCCACGCTCACGGCGCTGCGCGGGGACCTCTCCGGCGACCCGGCCTTCCGGGAACTGGTCCGGCGCGTGGGGCACGCGGTGTCGGACGCCCGCGCGCAGGGCGGCGTGCCGTTCGGTGAACCGGCCGGCACGGTGGGCCCGGCCGCCGACCCGTCGCGCTCACCGGTCTTCCAGATCGTGTTCGGTACGCGCGACGCGTCGCCCACGACCGGCCCGCCCGGCCTGCCCGGCCTGGTGACCACCCGGGAGACCGTCCGGAGCGGCAGGACCCGGTTCGACATGACCTGGCAGGTGGAGGAGCCGGCAGCGCCGGGCGTCGACGCGCGCCTGGACATCGGGTTCAACACCGGTCTCTTCGACGGCGAGAGCATCGCCAGGTTCGCCCGGCACTACGACGGGCTCCTGCGCACCCTGACCGCCGCCCCGGACGCCCCGCTGTCCGCCGCGGACGTGCTGAGCCCGGAGGACCGGGAGTTCCTCGCCCGGGTCGGCAGCGGACCGGTGCGGCCGGTGCGCGAGACGACCGTCGTGGCGGAGTTCGAGGCGCGCGTCCACGAGGCGCCCGACAGCGTGGCGGTCGTCGTCGAGGACACCCCGACCACGTACGCCGAGCTCAACGCCCGCGCCAACCGGCTCGCCGCCCTGCTGCGCGAGCGCGGTGCCGGACCGGGCACGAGGATCGGCCTGTGCCTGCGCAGGAACGCCGACCTGCCGGCGGCGATGCTCGCGGTGCTCAAGACCGGCGCGGCGTACGTGCCGCTCGACCCGGCGCATCCCGCCGCCCGGGTCGGGGAGATCGCCGCCGACGCGGGGGTGCACGCGGTGGTCGCGCACGCCGGGGTCGCGGGAGCCGTCCGCGAGGTCGCCGCGCCCGTGGTGATCCTGGACGACGTCCGCGCGGAACTGGCGGCGATGCCCGACCGGAACGCGCCGCTCGCGGCGGAACCCGGCGACGTCGCGTACATCATCTACACCTCCGGCAGCACCGGCAGGCCCAAGGGGGTGCTCCTCGAACACCGCGGCGTGGTCAACTTCATCGACTCCACCCGGGACCTGTTCGGCCTGACGCCCGCCGACCGGGTGCTCGGGTTCGCGTCGATCACCTTCGACGTCTCCGTGTTCGAGACGTTCTCCGCGCTGCTGACCGGGGCGCGCCTGTGTCTGGCGACCGATGACGAGCGGCTGTCCATCGACCGGCTCCAGGCGCTGATGGAACGCGCCGGCATCACCGTCATCGACCTGCCGCCGACGGTGATGCCGCTGCTGGCGCCGGAGAAGTTTGCCGACCTGCGCATCGCGTTCGTCGGCGGCGAGGCGTTCAGCGGTGAGCTGGTGAACCGGTGGAACCCGGGCCGGCGGCTGTTCAACGGCTACGGCCCGACCGAGTGCACGGTGACGATGATCGTCGAGGAGTGCCCGGGCACCTGGGACACCACCCCGCCGATCGGCCTGCCCATGGCCAACCACGTCGCGCACGTCCTGGACCGCGGCCTGCGCCCCGTCCCGGTCGGGGTGCCGGGCGAGCTGGTGATCGGCGGGGCGGGGCTGGCCCGCGGCTACCTCGACCGGGACGAGCTGACCGCGGAGAAGTTCGTCCCCGACCCGTTCGGCACCGCGCCCGGCGGGCGTCTGTACCGGACCGGGGACCTGGTGAAGCGGTTGCCGGACGGACGGCTGGTCTTCCTCGGCCGGCTCGACCAGCAGGTCAAGATCCGGGGTCTGCGGATCGAGCTGGGCGAGGTGGAGTCGGCGCTGGCCTCGATCGACGGCATGGGTCCGGTCAGCGTGCGGCCGTGGACCGACGACGCCGGTGACAAGCACCTGGTCGGCTACCTGACGGGGATCGACGAGCAGCGGGTGCCGTCGGTGCGCGAGCGGCTGGGCACCCTCCTGCCGTCGTACATGGTCCCCTCGTACTTCGTCGTCCTCGGCGAACTGCCGCTCACCAGCAGCGGCAAGGTCGACTGGCGCAGGCTGCCGGCGCCGGACCCGGGCGCGGCGGGTGACGTGTCGGGGGACGAGCCGCGCACCGCCACCGAGCGGGTGCTGCTGCGCGAGGTGCTCGTCCCGCTGTTGCGCAACGAGCGGCTCGGTGTGCACGACGACTTCTTCCAGGCGGGCGGCAACAGTCTCCAGGCCGCCCAGCTGATGTCGGCGATCAACCGCAGGTTCGACGTGGAGGTCGCGCTCGGCGACTTCTTCGTCTCGCCCACGGTCGCGCACCTGGCCGCCACCATCGACTCCGTCCGTGCCGCGCGGCTCGGTGACGGCGACCGGCCGGCCCCGCAGGCGGACCGGTCTTCGTCGTCCCGGTCTTCGTCGTCCCGGCCTCCGACGGACGGCGGCCGTGCGGTCGCGGTCGCGGACGTCGCGGGGGGCGACGACCGGGCGCCGGTGCTGATGCGGCCGCCCGGCCCGGCGCGGGTGGTCCTGGTGCACCCGTCGGGCGGTGAACTGTTCTGCTACGTGCCGCTGGTGCGGGCGCTGCGCGAGGGCGTCGGTGTGGCCGGGTTCGCCGCCGACGCCCGGGACGCGGCCGTACCCGCGCAGGACGGTATGACTGTGGCCGCCGCCAGGATCGCGAAGGCGCTGACCGCGGCCGGGCTGCCGGAGTCGTCCTGCCTGGCCGGCTGGTCCTACGGCGGGGTGCTCGCCTTCGAGATCGCCCGGCAGCTGGAGCGCGACACCGGGCTGCGGCCACCGGTGGTGCTGCTGGACGCCTCCTGGAACGAGGATCCCGTACCGCTCGACGAGGCGACGGTGCGACGGCGGTTCGTGCACGACGTCGCCAGGCTGGCGGGGTGGGACGGCGCGGAGGCCGGCGCGGTCCCGGCCCCCGCCGCCGGCCCGGCCGGGCTCAGGCGGGCGCTGACGGACCTCGGGGTGGAACCGGCCCTGAGCGACGAGGAGCTGGCCGGGCGCTACGACGTCTTCCGGGCGTGCGCGCTGGCGTTGCAGGCGTACCGCCCGCCGGGCCCGTACGGCGGCCCGGTGACCCTGCTGGCCGCCTCGCGCCGCGCCGCCGTGGAGGAGGAGTGGCGGTCGGTGTGCACGGGTCCCTTCCGGGCCGGCGGCCTGCCCGGCGACCACTACACCCTGTTCACGGAACCGGCGCTGGGCCGGATCGTCGCCGCGATCGAAGAGACGCTCGCCCCCTGAGGAGACGCACATGCGGTACGGATTCACCGAGGAACAACAACGGTTCCGGGCGGACGTGCGGCAGGCGCTGCGCTCCGCCGAGGTGCGCGCTGCGGTGGCGGACGCCACGCCCGCGGACGGCGTCGAGCCGGACATGCGGACGC
Proteins encoded in this window:
- a CDS encoding non-ribosomal peptide synthetase encodes the protein MTDMTQRLAALPAERRAGFLALLEAQVAEAAGRGPVPRGDTGPAPLSSAQETWWFLGRSAPDGPADVEPLCLRLRGELDAGALRAALAAVVARHEALRTAVVDGEDGPVQVVAPRVRVELPLIEVAGEGPGQRLAAARALAAERVEAPFDVGRSPLWRAALIRVAPDDHLFLFEAHRLVCDGSSLGLLADELAEAYRASRDGGAPRLPALPVQYPDYAVWQRGRLDDGGPDERAARLRDRLAGAEVLEFPTDRPRGDTPSFAGDTAGFTLGREGLERAAELAREEGATPFDVLLAAFFTLLHRYSGLEDLVIGSPDGDRRDDAVSSVIGPFATLTALRGDLSGDPAFRELVRRVGHAVSDARAQGGVPFGEPAGTVGPAADPSRSPVFQIVFGTRDASPTTGPPGLPGLVTTRETVRSGRTRFDMTWQVEEPAAPGVDARLDIGFNTGLFDGESIARFARHYDGLLRTLTAAPDAPLSAADVLSPEDREFLARVGSGPVRPVRETTVVAEFEARVHEAPDSVAVVVEDTPTTYAELNARANRLAALLRERGAGPGTRIGLCLRRNADLPAAMLAVLKTGAAYVPLDPAHPAARVGEIAADAGVHAVVAHAGVAGAVREVAAPVVILDDVRAELAAMPDRNAPLAAEPGDVAYIIYTSGSTGRPKGVLLEHRGVVNFIDSTRDLFGLTPADRVLGFASITFDVSVFETFSALLTGARLCLATDDERLSIDRLQALMERAGITVIDLPPTVMPLLAPEKFADLRIAFVGGEAFSGELVNRWNPGRRLFNGYGPTECTVTMIVEECPGTWDTTPPIGLPMANHVAHVLDRGLRPVPVGVPGELVIGGAGLARGYLDRDELTAEKFVPDPFGTAPGGRLYRTGDLVKRLPDGRLVFLGRLDQQVKIRGLRIELGEVESALASIDGMGPVSVRPWTDDAGDKHLVGYLTGIDEQRVPSVRERLGTLLPSYMVPSYFVVLGELPLTSSGKVDWRRLPAPDPGAAGDVSGDEPRTATERVLLREVLVPLLRNERLGVHDDFFQAGGNSLQAAQLMSAINRRFDVEVALGDFFVSPTVAHLAATIDSVRAARLGDGDRPAPQADRSSSSRSSSSRPPTDGGRAVAVADVAGGDDRAPVLMRPPGPARVVLVHPSGGELFCYVPLVRALREGVGVAGFAADARDAAVPAQDGMTVAAARIAKALTAAGLPESSCLAGWSYGGVLAFEIARQLERDTGLRPPVVLLDASWNEDPVPLDEATVRRRFVHDVARLAGWDGAEAGAVPAPAAGPAGLRRALTDLGVEPALSDEELAGRYDVFRACALALQAYRPPGPYGGPVTLLAASRRAAVEEEWRSVCTGPFRAGGLPGDHYTLFTEPALGRIVAAIEETLAP